From the genome of Nicotiana sylvestris chromosome 1, ASM39365v2, whole genome shotgun sequence:
aaatcctactccgaaATGCCATTGCCCCTTGAATAGGCCTCCAATCGACTCGAATCTAGACACAAGCAACAGAATATGATCAAAATAAGCTAAAGgaaccaattccacaagaaaaataccaAATCATAATCAAAACCCGAAATgggctcaaacccggccctcgggcccatgtctcgaaatccgacaaaaattaCAGAACTTGAAAGCCGATTCACTCAAGAGTCCatacatacaaaatttatcaaaatccgacctcatttgGCCACTCAAATCCTAAAAATCCActctccaattttcaagccctaaattcccaaatttctagCTCAACTTCCCAACTAGATGATGAATAAAGCCATAGATTCATGAAATTTATACCattataggttagaatcacttaccctaaCGTTGCTCCTTCAAATCCCTCGAAATATTTCCTCTCTCCCGAGTTCCTCAAGCCCAAAATATAAAAATGGAGAACGAAACCTCGAGTTGGGCTTTTTTGCCCAGCAAAACCGTACCTGCGGTcacatttccgcttctgcggcactGCACATGCGGAAATTTCCCTCGCATGTGTGGAACTCACTTACTGCATCATATCTGCATCTGCGGCCCCTAAATTACACCCGCGACCTCGCAGATGCGACCAATCCTTTGCATCTACGATTCAACCCTGGCCTgccatttccgcatctgcggttcttcGAGTGCACCTGTggcctcgcacctgcggttcccacttCAGGTGCGGAAACATCAGAAGCAACAGCTTCAGCTGTATTATTCCACATCCAAACTCTCCGTTAACCATTTGAAATCATCCCGagtccctcgggacctcaaccaaacataccaacacatcatATATCaacatatgaacttagtcgaacctgtggaacactcaaaacaatattaaaacaccaaattacactCAGATTCAAGCATAAGAACTTCTGAATTTCCAAATTTCGTAACcgatgacgaaacctatcaaaccttgtccgaatgacctcaaattttgcacacacgtcacaaataacaCTACAAACTTACTCCACTTTTTGGAAATTCCGTtttgacctcgatatcaaaatttccactgcagaccaaaattgccaaatttccaacttttgctaattcaagcttaattccaccacggacctccaaatcacaatctgaacgcgctcctaagtccaaaatcatcctgTGGAGCTGacggaaccatcagaaatccaatccgaggtTAAATACTAAAAAgttaaaacttggtcaaacctttcaaatttaaagcttcaagctgagaattattcttccaaatctactccaattatcctgaaaaccaaaactaatgatttacataagtcaaaatacatcatacgaggctagtcatgcccaagaactagtGAGTGAAGTGAAAATGCTCAAAATgattggtcgggtcgttacaaatttGTAAATCTGGAATGCAATCTCAGGATGTAAAAAACCCATTAGGAACAAGTATAAGTGAGATTGTGTGCAAATGTGTGCAAATGTTTATTGACCTTGAGAAAGCATACGATAAAGTTTTGAGGGAGGCCctgtggaggtgtttggaggttaGGGGAATTCCGGTAGCGGAGGTGTTTGGAGGTTAGGGGTGTTCCGGTAgcgtacattagggtgattaaggatatgtatgattATGCTAAGACTCGGGTGAGGATTGTGGGTGGTGATTCGGAGCatttccccatggtgatggggttgcaccagggatcggctcttagcccatttttatttgtCTTGGCGATGGATGTATTATCGCGTCACATCCAAGGAGAGGTGccttggtgcatgctatttgtcGATGATATAGTGTTGATTGACGAGACACGTAGAGGAGTTAACAcgaggttggaggtttggagacagactttGGAGTCTAATGGTTTCAAACTGAGTAGAACCAAGAcaaaatacttggagtgcaaattCAGTGACGGGACCCATGATGCAGACGTAGAGGTTAAGCTTGATGCTCAAGTTATCCCCAAGAGAGCGAGTTTTAAGTATCTCGGGTCTATTATCCAGGGTAACGGGGAGATTGACGAAGATGTCGCACATCGCATCGGGGCgtgatggatgaagtggaggctcaCTTTCCAGTGTTTTGTGTGATAGAAATGTGCTTCtaagacttaagggtaagttttatCGAGTGGTGGTTcgaccgactatgttgtatggggctgagtgttggccagtcaagaactctcACGTACAGAAGATGAGAGTAGTaaagatgaggatgttgagatggatatgTGGGTGTACCAGGAGAGATAGGATTAAGAATGAAGTTATCCGGGATAGAGTGGGAGTAGCctccgtggaggacaagatgcaggAGTCAAGGCTGAGATGGTTTGGACAGGTTAAGAGAAGAAGCATTGATGCTCCtgtcaggaggtgtgagaggttggccatgGAGACTTTGAGAAGAGGTCGAcgtaggcctaagaagtattggggagaggtgattaggcaggacatggcgctTCTTCAGCTTAccaaggacatgacccttgataggagggtgtggaggtcgaggattaaggtagaaggttagtatGTAGTTTGTAATTGTTCACTGATAGTCTTAGAAGCATGCATGTCTCTTAATATGCTTAGGTTTTTTTATGACATTATGTGGTTTTGTTCGCCTAAGGTATTGTATTCTCTGTTGCTATTATTTGGTACTACTTATCATTTAtctctcccttttcttttctcttacatctttcttccttccttgctttcctcttcttcttcttcttgcccttcctaagccgagggtctattggaaacaacctctctacctgcattaggtaggggtaaggtctgcgtacagatgacccttcccagacccctcctattgggatcaaactgggtttgttgttgttgtaatataTGAACTATCTACACCTCTCTCCCTTAAAGAGAATTTTGGAAATTTTTAATGATGCTAATCAAGGTTAGATGGAATTTTCATGATCTGTTGCATGTTAGTTTCAGTAAATTATTAGAAACAAGTATTAATTGTAAATCTTACAGAATCTTGTGAAgctgaaaagaaagaagatggAGTGCAATCTCAAGATAAATATGTTGAAGGAACATACGATATCTCAATTCCGTCAGTTCTTAAAGAAATATCAGAAGATAGGGTGGACAACATATGTATTAAGTTCTTTCTttgaaaaattaaatttgtacCCAGTTTACTCTCAACAAGGCCGCATTATTGCATGATTTGCTAATTTTTCCCTTCTTAATTGTTGTAGTTTTTCTTGCAGAGCAAACTAAAAGAAAGTGGAACATCAAGATGATGAAGTTTCAAAAGAGAGTAGTGGAGGACAATCTCAAGACATAGTAAATACCCAAGGAACAAGCATAAGTGAGATTCTTTGCAAGTGTATAGAAGGAACATATAATATCTCTACACCTCTCTCTCTCACTTAAAGACAATGCTAGTCAAGATAATGATTTAACTGGCATGATCTTGACAGTTGCAAAAGGCTAGACAAATTTTTTTTCATCTTATACATGTTAGTTTTAGTCAAAGATTAGTAACAAGTACTAATTGTGTTAGCTCTTGTAAATATTTGAAGAATCTTGTGAACTTGCAAGCAAATAACATGGAGAACAGTAGCAACATA
Proteins encoded in this window:
- the LOC138870028 gene encoding uncharacterized protein — translated: MRMLRWICGCTRRDRIKNEVIRDRVGVASVEDKMQESRLRWFGQVKRRSIDAPVRRCERLAMETLRRGRRRPKKYWGEVIRQDMALLQLTKDMTLDRRVWRSRIKVEESCEAEKKEDGVQSQDKYVEGTYDISIPSVLKEISEDRVDNIFFLAEQTKRKWNIKMMKFQKRVVEDNLKT